The Frondihabitans australicus genome includes a region encoding these proteins:
- a CDS encoding trimeric intracellular cation channel family protein: MSATAISIPLWADLSAVALGSLQGALFASTFRDRRIDLLGVAIVGTAAGLGGGILRDVLLGVIPRALESNWYLLVAVLASLLGMLLQRIFSRLAALITVLDALTLGVYGAIGATKALAFGLPEIPAIFVGVVAAVGGSVMRDVLMNLTIAMMHVGSLYAVAAGAGTIVLVAMVAVGTPTLAAGIVGTVVTVVIRLLAVRFGWTLPEQRALSRLPRWRRPR; the protein is encoded by the coding sequence GTGTCCGCCACAGCCATCTCCATCCCCCTCTGGGCTGATCTCAGCGCGGTGGCGCTCGGCAGCCTGCAGGGAGCGCTCTTCGCCTCCACCTTCCGCGACCGCCGCATCGACCTGCTCGGGGTCGCGATCGTCGGCACCGCGGCCGGACTCGGCGGCGGGATCCTGCGAGACGTGCTGCTCGGCGTGATCCCCCGGGCGCTCGAGTCGAACTGGTACCTGCTCGTGGCCGTCCTCGCGTCGCTGCTCGGCATGCTCCTGCAGCGCATCTTCTCGCGCCTGGCGGCGCTGATCACCGTGCTCGACGCCCTGACGCTCGGCGTCTACGGAGCGATCGGCGCGACGAAGGCCCTCGCCTTCGGGCTGCCCGAGATCCCCGCGATCTTCGTCGGCGTCGTCGCGGCCGTGGGCGGATCGGTGATGCGTGACGTGCTCATGAACCTGACGATCGCGATGATGCACGTCGGATCGCTCTACGCGGTGGCCGCCGGCGCCGGGACGATCGTGCTGGTGGCCATGGTGGCGGTCGGTACGCCGACCCTCGCCGCGGGGATCGTGGGGACGGTCGTGACCGTCGTGATCCGGCTCCTGGCGGTGAGATTCGGGTGGACGCTCCCGGAGCAGCGCGCGCTGTCGCGGCTGCCCCGGTGGCGTCGCCCCCGCTAG
- the recO gene encoding DNA repair protein RecO — translation MPVYRDECVILRTHKLGEADRILTMLSRQHGKIRAVAKGVRRTASKFGARLEPFMVADLQLYEGRSLDIVTQAESIGSYGADIVSDYASYTAANVLVETADKLTDAEAGLQQYLLLVGALRSLARREHDPQLILDSYLLRALSIAGWAPSFGDCAVTGVPGPHSAFVVQLGGVVADAAAPPGAPRLDPATLALLGALLTGDWAAAESAGEATRNHASGVVAAYTQWHLERGLRSLEHVDRSVASSNTIVPTAAVVPSTTVVPSTGEVL, via the coding sequence GTGCCCGTGTACCGAGACGAATGCGTGATCCTGCGCACCCACAAGCTGGGTGAGGCGGACCGCATCCTCACGATGCTGAGCCGGCAGCACGGCAAGATCCGCGCCGTGGCCAAGGGCGTCCGGCGCACCGCGTCGAAGTTCGGGGCGCGTCTCGAGCCGTTCATGGTCGCCGACCTGCAGCTCTACGAGGGCCGCAGCCTCGACATCGTCACGCAGGCCGAGTCGATCGGCTCGTACGGCGCCGACATCGTCTCCGACTACGCCAGCTACACCGCGGCGAACGTCCTCGTCGAGACGGCCGACAAGCTCACCGACGCCGAGGCCGGCCTCCAGCAGTACCTCCTGCTGGTCGGAGCCCTGCGGTCGCTCGCACGGCGAGAGCACGACCCGCAGCTGATCCTCGACTCGTACCTCCTGCGGGCTCTGAGCATCGCAGGATGGGCGCCGAGCTTCGGCGACTGCGCCGTCACCGGCGTACCCGGGCCCCACTCGGCCTTCGTGGTGCAGCTCGGCGGCGTGGTGGCCGACGCTGCGGCGCCCCCGGGTGCGCCTCGGCTGGATCCTGCGACCCTGGCTCTGCTCGGGGCCCTGCTCACCGGCGACTGGGCGGCGGCCGAGAGCGCAGGCGAGGCCACCCGCAACCACGCGTCGGGCGTCGTCGCGGCATACACGCAGTGGCATCTCGAGCGCGGCCTGCGATCGCTCGAGCACGTCGACCGCAGCGTCGCCTCCAGCAACACCATCGTTCCGACCGCTGCCGTCGTTCCGAGCACCACCGTCGTTCCGAGTACCGGAGAAGTCCTGTGA